From Chryseobacterium tructae, one genomic window encodes:
- a CDS encoding SulP family inorganic anion transporter — protein sequence MKKTSLLGGIKENFPSGLVVFLVALPLCLGIALASGAPPLSGVIAGIVGGLVVGFLSNSNISVSGPAAGLTAIVLTAITDLGAFELFLCAGIIAGLIQLVLGFVKAGSISNYFPNNVIEGMLAAIGIIIILKQIPHALGFDKDYEGNQSLFSNGLNFGYFTELFGAIHIGAIIVTLVSVGILIAWDKIPALKRMKMLPGALVAVVIGILLNEMFKLSGSALAIGTEHLVSLPVPKSLDDFKNLITMPDFGGFTNPKVWIVGATIAIVASIETLLCIEASDRLDKQRRITDTNLELKAQGIGNLISSFIGGLPMTSVVVRSSANASAGATSKSSAMIHGVLLLVCVLTIPFILNLIPLATLAAVLILVGYKLAKPATFKHFWHLGKFQFVPFVATVVAVVATDLLKGVGIGLAISVFYILQGNMKRAYYLSREKLDDADGIKIKLAEEVSFLNKAAIKKTLKNIKSNSTVIIDARETSYITTDVLEMIQDFANIRAKEEDINVELLGFKTSYKDYERSQDSHILITHKRAM from the coding sequence ATGAAAAAAACATCATTATTAGGAGGAATCAAGGAGAATTTCCCTTCCGGGCTCGTTGTATTCTTAGTAGCACTACCTTTGTGCTTAGGGATCGCTTTAGCATCTGGAGCACCACCATTGTCTGGAGTTATTGCCGGAATCGTAGGGGGTCTTGTGGTAGGATTTCTTAGTAATTCAAACATATCAGTTTCCGGGCCTGCTGCAGGTCTTACTGCTATTGTATTGACTGCCATTACCGACCTTGGAGCATTTGAACTGTTCTTATGTGCCGGAATCATTGCAGGTCTTATTCAATTGGTCTTAGGTTTTGTAAAAGCAGGTAGTATTTCCAATTATTTTCCCAATAACGTTATTGAAGGAATGTTGGCTGCCATAGGTATCATTATTATTTTAAAACAAATTCCCCATGCATTGGGATTCGATAAAGATTACGAAGGGAATCAGTCTCTTTTTAGTAACGGATTGAATTTTGGATATTTTACAGAACTCTTTGGAGCCATTCACATTGGAGCTATTATTGTCACACTAGTCTCTGTGGGAATCCTTATTGCCTGGGATAAAATTCCGGCTCTTAAAAGAATGAAAATGCTTCCAGGAGCATTAGTCGCAGTAGTGATCGGAATATTGTTAAATGAAATGTTCAAATTATCAGGAAGTGCTTTAGCTATTGGTACAGAACATTTGGTATCACTACCCGTTCCCAAATCACTGGATGATTTTAAGAATCTGATTACAATGCCGGATTTCGGAGGATTTACCAATCCTAAAGTATGGATCGTAGGAGCCACTATTGCCATTGTAGCTTCTATCGAAACATTACTTTGTATTGAGGCCTCAGACAGATTAGATAAGCAAAGAAGAATTACTGACACTAACCTTGAGCTTAAAGCGCAGGGAATTGGAAACCTGATAAGTTCGTTTATCGGTGGACTTCCTATGACGTCTGTAGTAGTAAGAAGTTCTGCGAATGCAAGCGCCGGAGCAACGTCTAAATCATCAGCAATGATCCACGGTGTTCTTTTGTTAGTATGTGTACTTACGATTCCATTCATTCTGAATCTGATCCCATTGGCAACCCTTGCTGCTGTATTGATCCTGGTAGGATATAAACTGGCGAAACCTGCTACCTTCAAACATTTCTGGCATCTTGGAAAATTCCAGTTTGTACCATTTGTTGCAACTGTTGTAGCTGTTGTAGCCACCGACCTGTTAAAAGGAGTAGGAATTGGTCTTGCCATTTCTGTATTCTATATCCTTCAGGGAAATATGAAAAGAGCTTATTATCTGAGCAGAGAGAAACTGGATGATGCGGATGGGATCAAAATAAAGCTGGCTGAAGAAGTTTCATTCTTAAACAAAGCCGCCATTAAAAAAACACTAAAAAACATAAAATCTAACTCTACGGTAATTATCGATGCAAGAGAAACTTCATACATCACAACAGATGTACTGGAAATGATTCAGGATTTTGCCAATATCCGTGCAAAAGAAGAAGATATCAATGTAGAACTTCTAGGCTTTAAAACATCATACAAAGATTATGAAAGAAGCCAGGATTCTCACATTTTGATTACTCACAAAAGAGCTATGTAA
- a CDS encoding carbonic anhydrase, with the protein MSQSYEVIFENNRKWVESKIAQDPNFFHDLAKTQHPDYLYIGCSDSRATAEELMGAKPGEVFVHRNIANVVNTLDMSSTAVIQYAVEHLKVKHIIVCGHYNCGGVKAAMTPQDLGLLNPWLRNIRDVYRLHQAELDSIEDENKRYDRLVELNVQEQCINVIKMACVQERYILEEQPIVHGWVFDLRTGKIIDLEIDFEKTLKDIQKIYNLTGSDWVMSRKTK; encoded by the coding sequence ATGTCACAATCGTACGAAGTTATTTTCGAGAACAATAGAAAATGGGTAGAATCTAAAATTGCACAAGACCCCAACTTCTTTCATGATCTGGCAAAAACTCAACACCCTGATTATCTTTATATAGGATGTTCAGACAGTAGAGCTACAGCGGAAGAATTGATGGGTGCAAAACCGGGAGAAGTATTTGTTCACAGAAACATCGCCAATGTTGTCAATACTTTAGATATGAGTTCCACAGCAGTTATTCAATATGCTGTAGAGCATCTTAAAGTAAAACACATTATCGTATGTGGGCATTACAATTGCGGGGGTGTAAAAGCAGCGATGACGCCTCAGGATTTAGGATTATTGAATCCTTGGTTGAGAAATATTCGTGATGTTTACAGATTACACCAAGCAGAGCTTGATTCTATCGAAGATGAAAATAAGCGCTATGACAGGCTTGTTGAGCTTAATGTTCAGGAACAATGCATCAACGTAATTAAAATGGCTTGTGTACAGGAAAGGTATATTTTAGAAGAACAACCTATTGTACATGGCTGGGTATTTGACCTTAGAACAGGTAAAATCATTGATCTAGAGATTGACTTTGAGAAAACTCTAAAAGACATCCAAAAGATCTACAACCTTACCGGTTCCGATTGGGTAATGAGCAGAAAGACTAAATAG
- the pth gene encoding aminoacyl-tRNA hydrolase, giving the protein MKYLIVGLGNKGSEYENTRHNIGFKIAEKIAETLDASFNTANFGWMAEGKYKGRKVFVLKPDTYMNLSGNAVRYWMQKENIPLENVLIVTDDLALPFGTLRMKGKGSDAGHNGLKNINEVLQTQNYARLRFGISADFTAGRQVDYVLGTWNEEETEKLKERIETFSKASLSFVFAGISNTMSGFNGK; this is encoded by the coding sequence ATGAAATATTTAATCGTTGGGCTTGGAAATAAAGGCTCAGAATATGAAAATACACGACACAATATAGGCTTTAAAATTGCTGAGAAAATAGCAGAAACACTTGATGCATCATTTAATACTGCTAATTTTGGCTGGATGGCAGAAGGGAAGTATAAAGGGAGGAAAGTTTTTGTTCTTAAACCGGATACCTATATGAATTTATCAGGGAATGCAGTGAGATACTGGATGCAGAAAGAAAATATTCCTTTAGAAAATGTACTCATTGTAACGGACGATTTAGCATTACCTTTCGGAACTTTAAGAATGAAAGGTAAAGGCTCTGATGCTGGCCACAATGGGCTTAAGAATATTAATGAGGTATTGCAAACCCAGAATTATGCAAGGCTTCGTTTTGGTATTTCAGCGGATTTTACTGCAGGACGCCAGGTAGATTACGTATTAGGAACATGGAATGAAGAGGAAACTGAGAAGCTTAAGGAAAGGATAGAAACTTTTTCTAAAGCCAGTCTTTCCTTTGTATTTGCAGGAATTAGTAATACAATGTCCGGATTTAATGGGAAGTAG
- a CDS encoding carbonic anhydrase, giving the protein MKAHTYETQSTITPEKALEFLKEGNQRFVNNLKANRDLLEQVNATREGQWPFAVVLSCIDSRTSAELIFDQGLGDVFSIRIAGNFVNQDILGSMEFGCNVAGSKLIVVLGHTKCGALKGGLDAAQIEGMGMDNLNHLINHFDPIINEVIEENEERSSKNSSLLERLNHQNVKSAIEDIRKQSSTLKRLEEEGKIKIVGANYDVETGAVNWL; this is encoded by the coding sequence ATGAAAGCACATACATACGAAACTCAGTCTACCATTACTCCTGAAAAAGCATTAGAATTTTTAAAGGAAGGAAACCAAAGGTTCGTTAATAATCTTAAAGCCAACAGAGACCTTTTGGAGCAGGTAAATGCAACCCGCGAAGGACAATGGCCTTTTGCAGTAGTGTTAAGCTGTATAGACAGCCGCACTTCTGCAGAATTGATTTTCGACCAGGGATTGGGAGATGTTTTCAGTATCAGAATTGCCGGTAATTTTGTAAACCAGGATATCCTTGGTTCTATGGAATTTGGCTGTAACGTAGCAGGTTCTAAACTCATCGTAGTGTTAGGACATACTAAATGCGGAGCTCTGAAAGGAGGTCTTGATGCAGCACAAATTGAAGGAATGGGAATGGATAACCTAAACCACCTTATCAATCATTTTGACCCAATTATCAATGAAGTAATTGAAGAAAATGAAGAACGTTCATCAAAAAACAGTTCTCTTTTAGAAAGACTTAACCACCAGAATGTAAAAAGTGCCATCGAAGACATTCGTAAACAAAGTTCAACCCTTAAAAGACTTGAAGAAGAAGGTAAAATTAAGATCGTTGGAGCTAACTATGATGTTGAAACAGGTGCCGTAAACTGGTTATAA
- a CDS encoding helix-turn-helix domain-containing protein, with protein sequence MADFDLGILYWAGVFIAFFSSFLILGKRKKKTQDFLVAIWFLIIGVHLIFFVLLRSGGYLKYPCLIGYELIFPFLHGPMLYLYILSATGRNLGKKVWLLHWIPVLMIFMILFQFLMLSPHERMMVYQNKGKGYETLSDVLKFLMNLSGVLYVSLSLLAIRKYKQKISDQYSNIEKINLNWLYYLITGIAFIWIAVILRNDILIFSMVVLFILVAAYFGISRVGILDLSALENVPEEKSSDNEVIKYQKNSPGDDVIQAIYHKLIDKMEHEKLYTNPELNLNHVAKVLDVHPNILSQVINSVEGKNFYDYINRQRIEEFKRIAVLPENQKYTILSLALESGFNSKTSFNRSFKKYMDCSPREFLKSLNSDIE encoded by the coding sequence ATGGCTGATTTTGACTTGGGAATATTGTATTGGGCAGGAGTTTTTATTGCCTTTTTTTCATCTTTTCTGATATTGGGAAAACGGAAGAAGAAAACACAAGATTTTCTTGTGGCAATTTGGTTTTTGATTATCGGAGTTCATCTGATTTTTTTCGTGTTATTGCGTTCTGGGGGATATTTAAAATACCCTTGCCTTATTGGATATGAACTGATTTTTCCCTTCTTGCATGGGCCTATGCTATATTTGTATATCTTATCAGCAACAGGTAGAAATCTGGGTAAAAAGGTTTGGCTGTTACATTGGATTCCTGTTCTGATGATCTTTATGATTTTGTTTCAATTTTTAATGCTGTCTCCCCACGAGAGAATGATGGTTTACCAGAATAAAGGGAAGGGATATGAAACATTAAGTGATGTACTCAAATTTTTAATGAATCTTTCGGGTGTATTGTATGTAAGCCTTAGCCTACTAGCTATTAGAAAATATAAGCAGAAAATATCTGACCAATACTCTAATATTGAAAAAATTAATCTGAATTGGTTATACTATTTAATTACCGGAATTGCCTTCATCTGGATTGCCGTTATCTTAAGAAATGATATCCTTATTTTTTCCATGGTTGTTCTGTTTATTCTGGTAGCTGCTTACTTTGGAATCAGCCGTGTAGGTATTTTAGATTTATCTGCTTTAGAAAATGTTCCGGAGGAGAAGAGTTCTGATAATGAAGTGATAAAGTATCAGAAGAATTCTCCGGGAGACGATGTGATCCAAGCTATTTATCATAAGCTTATTGATAAGATGGAGCATGAGAAATTGTATACAAATCCAGAACTGAATCTAAACCATGTAGCAAAAGTCCTAGATGTGCATCCTAATATATTATCTCAGGTGATTAATTCAGTGGAAGGGAAAAATTTTTATGATTATATCAACCGACAACGGATTGAAGAGTTTAAAAGAATTGCTGTACTTCCCGAAAATCAAAAATATACAATTCTTTCTCTGGCATTGGAAAGTGGGTTCAATTCTAAGACTTCATTTAACCGGAGTTTTAAAAAATATATGGATTGTTCACCAAGAGAGTTTTTAAAGAGTCTGAATTCTGATATAGAATAG